A stretch of Leptospira hartskeerlii DNA encodes these proteins:
- a CDS encoding LIC10124 family lipoprotein — protein sequence MGNNSFRNLIIFSLITSLGLTCSSVQKLNEPSKLIQEPYYKPIGDSESVFIFRESDTDFRVRKAGHEVPILAFSPIEYPKSVDKKLASYFDQEISLIWKDIKFSNAKISPDVWKNKTELAQELKSKDVDVLVLGSVAESETGWTFKFDLKDSVEASSYGNFELSFKRPVSSEEVGAWNQAIFWKSSDRVISLESKQTTVPVWDRKPDLARIKEIVNSSIKGTLTVRASSGDTEILWKGKSLGNTPLTEVPIQEGIQDIQVVLKGKKPITKSVQVRAGKKSFLFQEWEEDRTLGSAKVITVPNGLSVSLDGYKQGETPFFRSNLTPGAYQLELLKESADGAYVYYEGILDVKPDRLVELALPYFGYGLLSELEFWKPSGESGFSPFGPNGLEFAKKKNLSNGWNGVYSLPFIPEELEIEGYFLLPVDHGDGSVAVTFHLNGLSLGVVAGKEKVSIFQFPSDGKTLSTYKYLDVDKDIGRPFSFKTDLKNKKLSLYLGRDVVWQGDLPAGGLWTVSVLTRGEEFREKTPIKDLKILYKGYK from the coding sequence ATGGGGAACAATTCATTTCGTAATCTTATTATATTCTCTCTTATTACGAGTCTTGGGCTTACTTGCTCCTCGGTACAGAAGCTGAACGAACCTTCTAAGCTGATACAAGAACCGTATTACAAGCCGATAGGCGACTCAGAGAGTGTATTCATTTTTAGGGAATCCGACACTGACTTTCGGGTTCGTAAGGCGGGGCATGAGGTTCCGATCTTAGCGTTCTCGCCAATAGAATATCCTAAATCTGTGGATAAAAAATTGGCGTCTTACTTTGATCAAGAGATCAGTTTGATTTGGAAGGATATCAAATTTTCGAACGCCAAAATTTCTCCGGATGTCTGGAAAAACAAAACCGAATTAGCTCAAGAATTAAAATCCAAAGATGTGGATGTCTTGGTTTTGGGTTCTGTAGCCGAGTCCGAAACTGGTTGGACTTTTAAATTTGATTTAAAAGATTCCGTGGAAGCAAGTTCCTACGGAAACTTCGAACTTTCTTTCAAGCGTCCTGTTTCCAGCGAAGAAGTGGGAGCATGGAATCAAGCAATCTTCTGGAAATCTTCCGATAGAGTTATTTCATTAGAATCCAAACAAACCACTGTTCCGGTTTGGGATAGAAAACCGGATCTAGCGAGAATTAAAGAAATCGTAAATTCTTCCATCAAAGGAACTTTAACAGTAAGAGCATCCTCCGGTGACACTGAAATTCTTTGGAAAGGTAAATCATTAGGCAATACTCCATTGACTGAAGTGCCAATCCAAGAAGGGATCCAAGACATTCAAGTAGTCTTAAAAGGAAAAAAACCGATTACTAAGTCTGTTCAAGTAAGGGCGGGCAAAAAAAGTTTCCTCTTTCAAGAATGGGAAGAAGATCGTACATTAGGTTCTGCTAAAGTAATTACAGTTCCTAACGGATTATCCGTTTCTTTGGATGGATATAAGCAGGGAGAGACTCCCTTCTTTCGCAGTAACTTAACTCCTGGCGCTTATCAGTTGGAGCTCCTAAAAGAAAGTGCTGACGGTGCTTATGTATATTACGAAGGGATCTTGGATGTAAAACCGGATCGTCTGGTCGAATTGGCACTTCCTTATTTTGGATATGGGTTATTGTCCGAGCTAGAATTCTGGAAACCATCCGGAGAATCTGGATTTTCTCCCTTTGGGCCGAATGGTCTGGAATTCGCAAAAAAGAAGAACTTATCCAATGGCTGGAATGGAGTATATTCTCTTCCATTCATTCCGGAAGAGTTAGAGATTGAAGGTTACTTCTTACTTCCTGTAGATCATGGGGACGGTTCTGTGGCAGTAACATTCCACTTAAACGGTCTTTCTTTGGGAGTTGTAGCTGGAAAGGAGAAGGTCTCCATCTTCCAATTTCCTTCTGATGGAAAAACACTCAGCACTTATAAATACTTGGATGTAGACAAAGATATCGGCCGTCCATTCTCATTCAAAACGGATCTAAAAAACAAAAAACTTTCTCTCTACTTAGGAAGGGATGTTGTTTGGCAAGGGGATTTACCTGCGGGAGGACTCTGGACTGTTTCCGTTTTGACCAGAGGAGAAGAGTTTAGGGAAAAAACTCCCATTAAAGATCTGAAGATTCTCTATAAGGGATACAAATGA
- a CDS encoding sensor histidine kinase, which yields MKIIRKFGPIFGLVLAAFLLQSALIFGLDFRSLDPDRTIVLLISLPFTTLAAVFVWIWFNEFGPAWNLSSALSKLTDQEYVKYLSSLDKFKSDLIATNITESVCDKILKFLPSIIDASRAKIYLWREDLGKFSPYPRDIVEDHFYIFDPFLLWITEHDKIFYSEEFVDNVKLQQIKEHALSFAAKTKADLLVPFILNKSLLGMLVLGPKNDGRRYTASELEKLNEMRSVSVMSLSNSIFYERLIELTETLEEKVRHRTQELESAQSQLIMSEKMASLGTMVAGIAHEINTPAGVINGSADNLESNMNYIVKNVFEIVRFARNKKLRKSFEVALLHILRDRKKSQIMESKDKFRIKREMKEEMIEMGIETSLAGEVASFIIENDIMEVRKYILEILAQGAKPGYEMLKHASNTNRNIKNIKYSIKNIVRIVKALKYYSHLDQSKSFTSADLIEGIENTLVIMNNQLKYGVEVKKNFSAIPKVVCNPDELNQVWTNLIQNANQAIRGQGTIELSVYSAGDTVTIEVQDDGPGINPSIKDRIWDPFFTTKDQGEGSGLGLGIVKGIVEKHKGKITVESMPGKTVFKVELPLRPPQPIAETNLEKPAV from the coding sequence ATGAAAATCATACGCAAATTCGGACCAATATTCGGTCTTGTTTTAGCCGCATTCCTTCTGCAATCGGCGCTAATATTCGGTTTGGATTTCAGATCCTTGGATCCGGATCGTACGATCGTGCTTCTCATCAGTTTGCCTTTTACCACATTGGCCGCTGTTTTTGTTTGGATCTGGTTCAACGAGTTTGGACCCGCATGGAACTTATCATCCGCACTTTCCAAACTGACGGACCAAGAATACGTAAAATACCTTTCTTCGTTAGATAAATTCAAAAGTGATCTTATTGCAACCAACATCACAGAAAGTGTATGCGATAAAATACTGAAATTTCTACCAAGTATCATCGATGCAAGCAGGGCCAAAATTTATTTATGGAGAGAAGATCTTGGAAAATTCTCCCCTTATCCTCGAGATATCGTAGAAGACCATTTTTACATCTTCGATCCTTTCCTTTTATGGATCACTGAACACGATAAAATTTTTTATTCCGAAGAATTTGTAGATAACGTAAAACTACAACAGATCAAAGAACATGCGCTTTCTTTCGCGGCAAAAACAAAGGCGGATCTTCTCGTTCCTTTTATCCTAAATAAAAGCCTCTTAGGAATGCTTGTCTTAGGGCCTAAGAACGATGGAAGAAGGTACACTGCTTCCGAACTGGAAAAACTGAACGAGATGCGATCCGTTTCTGTAATGTCACTTTCCAATTCCATTTTTTACGAAAGACTAATAGAACTTACTGAAACACTGGAAGAAAAAGTCCGTCATAGGACCCAGGAATTGGAGAGCGCGCAATCTCAGTTAATCATGTCCGAAAAAATGGCTTCTTTAGGAACCATGGTTGCGGGGATCGCACATGAGATCAATACTCCAGCCGGAGTGATCAACGGTTCCGCAGACAATCTTGAATCGAATATGAATTATATTGTAAAGAACGTATTCGAAATTGTCAGATTTGCAAGAAACAAGAAATTAAGAAAATCATTCGAAGTCGCACTTCTTCATATCTTGAGAGATCGGAAAAAAAGCCAGATCATGGAATCCAAGGATAAGTTTCGGATCAAAAGAGAAATGAAAGAAGAGATGATCGAAATGGGAATAGAAACTTCCCTAGCAGGAGAAGTAGCCTCTTTCATTATCGAAAACGATATTATGGAAGTGAGAAAGTACATCTTGGAAATTTTAGCACAAGGCGCAAAACCTGGATATGAAATGCTAAAACATGCCTCCAATACGAATCGAAACATTAAAAATATCAAATATTCTATCAAAAATATTGTTCGGATCGTAAAAGCTTTAAAATATTATTCTCACTTAGACCAAAGCAAATCTTTCACTAGCGCGGATTTGATTGAAGGTATCGAAAACACTTTGGTGATCATGAACAATCAACTTAAGTATGGAGTAGAAGTGAAGAAGAACTTCTCCGCAATTCCTAAGGTTGTATGTAATCCGGATGAGCTAAACCAGGTCTGGACTAATCTAATCCAGAATGCAAACCAAGCCATTCGAGGCCAGGGCACGATTGAACTATCTGTATATTCTGCCGGCGACACAGTTACGATCGAAGTACAGGATGATGGCCCAGGAATTAATCCTTCTATCAAAGATAGGATCTGGGATCCATTCTTCACTACTAAAGACCAAGGAGAAGGTTCCGGGCTTGGTCTTGGTATTGTAAAAGGTATCGTAGAAAAACACAAAGGGAAGATCACAGTGGAGTCCATGCCTGGAAAAACTGTATTCAAAGTTGAACTACCTCTTAGACCTCCTCAGCCAATTGCAGAGACAAATTTAGAAAAACCTGCCGTATGA
- the trmB gene encoding tRNA (guanine(46)-N(7))-methyltransferase TrmB: MTSNFREKQWKIATRIPFTSDYFLKINPGSKLKKNDLFVEEFGTYYLELGSGWGEVAVSLAKNNPNTGFILMEKKADRLRKTIRDLKEYNIKNVKLLSVNFNWFLEEIFEAGIFDEILLNFPDPWPKRRHHKHRTLNPRFLDTIYILLKNGGKFHFATDYGPYARKGIRLFRNDLRYKVIDSEFALERANFPISHFEQEKREAGSRIYYLDRIKVSN, from the coding sequence ATGACATCGAATTTTCGTGAAAAACAATGGAAGATCGCTACTCGAATACCCTTTACCTCTGATTATTTCTTAAAAATAAACCCCGGAAGTAAATTAAAAAAAAACGATTTGTTTGTCGAAGAATTCGGGACATATTATCTAGAACTAGGTTCGGGTTGGGGTGAAGTTGCTGTATCCTTAGCCAAAAATAATCCAAACACTGGTTTCATTCTTATGGAGAAGAAGGCGGATCGTTTACGCAAAACAATCCGTGATCTGAAAGAATATAATATTAAGAACGTTAAACTCCTTTCAGTGAACTTCAATTGGTTTCTAGAAGAAATTTTCGAAGCAGGTATCTTTGATGAGATACTTTTAAATTTTCCTGATCCTTGGCCTAAACGCAGGCATCATAAACATAGGACTTTGAATCCCAGATTTTTAGATACGATCTACATTCTATTAAAGAACGGTGGAAAATTCCATTTTGCGACTGACTACGGCCCGTATGCGCGCAAAGGGATCCGCCTTTTTAGAAATGATCTTAGATATAAAGTAATCGATTCCGAGTTTGCTCTCGAAAGAGCAAACTTTCCAATTTCCCATTTTGAGCAGGAAAAACGGGAGGCTGGCTCCCGGATCTATTATTTGGATCGGATCAAAGTCTCTAACTAG
- a CDS encoding FecR family protein, whose translation MLKNKSTLILMTLLAVSYLIACSPKTSSGQVKSEAVSSTAKIVWLNGDVKVQSAEGEKKAEFGQTVTAADTILTGKNGSVEIMVAESGIIKVSKETEVSIAALVGDEGTNVKVNLNYGRIVTLVRKENKNSDFSVVTPTALAGVRGTTFLTSVENPTGTKVNCAEAHCDVKFAVLEGSVAVSKVGEESEVILERNREITLKKNQKLTEKLILSLRPESVKELKGLIVLKKNDVLEYNNLVDELKASSEELRILSQASTVEEVRTQLQKREATRANADEVARTAQQVNETKYVQQDVQKEKLKLNAKETF comes from the coding sequence ATGTTAAAAAATAAAAGCACCCTAATTCTAATGACTCTACTAGCAGTTAGTTATCTAATCGCTTGTAGTCCTAAAACAAGCAGTGGCCAAGTTAAATCGGAAGCAGTTTCTTCAACAGCTAAGATTGTTTGGTTGAACGGTGATGTAAAAGTCCAATCCGCCGAAGGTGAGAAAAAAGCCGAATTCGGTCAGACTGTAACTGCTGCAGACACTATCCTTACCGGTAAAAACGGATCCGTAGAGATCATGGTTGCCGAAAGTGGCATCATCAAAGTTTCCAAAGAGACTGAAGTATCTATTGCTGCTCTAGTCGGAGACGAAGGAACTAACGTTAAAGTCAATCTGAACTACGGAAGGATTGTAACTCTGGTTCGTAAAGAGAACAAAAACTCCGATTTCAGCGTAGTAACTCCTACTGCTCTTGCGGGAGTTCGCGGAACTACTTTCTTAACTTCTGTTGAAAACCCAACAGGTACAAAAGTGAACTGTGCAGAAGCTCATTGCGATGTTAAATTCGCAGTATTAGAAGGTTCTGTTGCAGTATCTAAAGTTGGAGAGGAGTCCGAAGTCATCTTGGAAAGAAACAGAGAGATTACTCTAAAGAAAAACCAAAAGTTGACTGAAAAACTGATCCTTTCTTTGAGACCTGAGTCCGTAAAAGAACTGAAAGGACTCATCGTTCTTAAGAAAAACGACGTTTTAGAATACAATAACCTGGTGGATGAGTTGAAAGCGTCCAGCGAAGAACTTCGCATTTTAAGCCAGGCTTCCACAGTGGAGGAAGTTCGCACTCAATTGCAGAAACGTGAAGCTACTAGAGCCAACGCGGACGAAGTAGCAAGAACCGCTCAGCAAGTGAACGAAACTAAATACGTCCAGCAAGACGTTCAAAAAGAAAAGTTGAAACTCAACGCGAAAGAAACTTTCTAA
- a CDS encoding MGMT family protein — protein MTAKPKKKKIEPKAENFYDLVYKIVKKVPKGKVTSYGRIAVLIGKPRAARAVGYALNALKKSQEQKIPWQRVINSMGKISHRGDTPRAIIQKKLLESEGIKFSREEVVDWKRFGWPD, from the coding sequence ATGACCGCTAAACCCAAAAAGAAAAAGATAGAACCAAAGGCAGAGAATTTTTACGACCTAGTTTATAAAATCGTAAAGAAGGTCCCGAAAGGAAAAGTTACAAGCTATGGTAGGATTGCGGTTCTAATCGGAAAACCCAGGGCGGCCCGGGCAGTTGGTTACGCATTAAATGCATTAAAAAAAAGTCAAGAGCAGAAGATACCTTGGCAAAGAGTCATCAATAGTATGGGAAAAATTTCCCACAGAGGAGATACTCCTAGAGCAATTATACAAAAAAAACTTTTAGAATCGGAAGGTATCAAATTTTCTAGAGAAGAGGTCGTGGATTGGAAACGATTCGGCTGGCCTGATTAA
- a CDS encoding tetratricopeptide repeat protein codes for MNRILSNFIIFFIVSIFSVHCASKDFRKSNSQDAILEKDIIAAQKLKQASRLINEGNSAFQKGKFEVSLSKGREAVKAYPTAEGYYLIGSSEYRLGKTEDSLNSLKKGTELDPENEQILLTLGILYTSQGANKDALEVYSKLEKLPKVDGSAYTFKKAVLLKTIGRYDEAYSALKSIPEDKFKFKAQLYMQLGDTAVQVKDYEAAESYFEKARSADPDLASAKQSASATKVAGLLEKGNAALKVKNYREAVQFFTSATQLDPKNPSPFVFLGNAKILSNDMDGAVKAFETSLKLKADYLEAYSGLASAYSKSGNNPKAISVLEKAIPFFPKNATIYNQIGLNQKSLGENAKAMVSFSKARELDPNYKEPVLNLVYLLASEHRYKTAKNELDTLKSDEETKKVGAFLESSELIHEGDLRLRKGDTKSAKTYFDRAKAKDQDDPGVYTAYGRLYQISGDAKLSEQNYLKALSIQKGNLPALQGLIRLYSVQKNQSKVAQYTKELEAITGNDPLSGIVLARTYEDKKEFDKAENTYKNLMKKYPDNESIQFRLAFLYYKIALEENEKANYDSASSWLAKAEKLTKDLPEVAEAKQTIDQNRKFSEVVPTIQKANRLFDSKAYEKAVPLYQSAYDKTKKLTLYIKVAECYLAMGMEEKGISLLENSPEGSKNLAAQEAIYAFLLRKGEVDNAEKGFQKVLEKKQDSYYSHYQLGIIALQKKNYDSAIESFNRSWLLNPEFTASRIGKGIAYYNQSKSKEAKEEFESAMKADSENELAPYNIGIVLFNDNLLEQSVEIFKEIIKKNPDFPDAHFQLSYIYFKKGDLEAADAEIVKALELERDEKFLHARIRILSELKTKNPANAEYKKLVIELGRELAEKFPNSPYSGQAERLVLSDSDTPVILQPFPNRGSLIGVPVIVNDLLLMNYGTSIEALDKNRAIRLWRITSTKPFRNVLADRRIYAFTDRSLEVRDQNSGSVFQTINLSGMFKKALVSGDRILVETESAGKRTLTSYSDTFEENKSIPLDSKSWSASKKGQVFLVQSSSKEDKILYSDAKLSKDIDSAWTGNTNPRLLGATDDGTFFRTDKEIVYVSGKGKATKTEISDKAANLFSVRGNSLWFAGNDKIYRVDADSSNLKEIKISDKEVEGLLPGKKKDIIVLYKDNTAVRYDEKGETVWTYKLVQDGDNVYSLLYH; via the coding sequence ATGAATCGTATACTTTCTAATTTTATAATATTCTTTATCGTTTCCATTTTTTCGGTACATTGTGCTTCTAAAGATTTCAGAAAATCGAATTCTCAAGATGCGATCCTGGAAAAGGACATTATCGCCGCTCAAAAATTAAAACAAGCATCCAGACTGATTAACGAAGGAAACTCCGCTTTTCAGAAAGGAAAGTTCGAAGTTTCTCTTTCTAAAGGAAGAGAAGCTGTAAAAGCATATCCAACTGCAGAAGGTTATTATCTGATCGGATCTTCCGAATATCGTTTAGGAAAAACGGAAGATTCTTTGAACTCTTTGAAAAAAGGAACCGAGCTAGATCCGGAAAATGAGCAAATTCTTTTGACTCTCGGTATCTTATACACTTCTCAAGGAGCAAATAAGGACGCTTTAGAAGTTTATTCTAAATTGGAAAAACTTCCTAAAGTAGACGGAAGTGCTTATACTTTCAAAAAAGCAGTATTACTAAAAACTATCGGAAGATACGACGAGGCATACTCAGCTCTCAAGTCTATTCCCGAAGATAAATTTAAATTTAAAGCCCAGTTGTACATGCAATTGGGAGATACTGCAGTTCAAGTAAAAGATTACGAGGCTGCAGAATCTTATTTTGAGAAGGCTAGAAGTGCTGATCCCGATTTAGCATCTGCAAAACAATCAGCTTCGGCAACTAAAGTGGCTGGTTTATTAGAAAAAGGGAATGCTGCTTTAAAGGTAAAAAATTACAGAGAAGCAGTTCAATTTTTCACTTCTGCGACTCAATTAGATCCTAAGAACCCTTCTCCATTTGTATTTTTAGGAAATGCTAAGATCCTTTCGAACGATATGGATGGCGCTGTTAAGGCATTCGAGACTTCTTTAAAATTAAAAGCAGACTATTTAGAAGCCTATTCAGGTCTTGCATCTGCTTATAGCAAATCAGGAAATAATCCTAAGGCAATCTCTGTTTTAGAAAAAGCCATTCCATTCTTCCCTAAAAACGCAACTATTTATAACCAAATCGGTTTGAACCAAAAGTCTTTGGGTGAAAATGCAAAGGCAATGGTTTCTTTTAGCAAAGCTCGCGAATTGGATCCGAATTATAAGGAACCGGTCTTAAACTTAGTCTATCTTCTTGCTTCCGAGCACAGATATAAGACTGCTAAGAATGAATTAGATACTTTAAAGTCAGATGAAGAAACGAAGAAGGTTGGCGCTTTCTTGGAATCTTCCGAGTTGATCCATGAAGGAGATTTACGTCTTCGCAAAGGAGATACTAAATCTGCTAAAACCTATTTCGATCGAGCGAAAGCAAAGGATCAGGATGATCCAGGAGTTTATACTGCTTACGGTCGTTTGTATCAGATAAGTGGAGATGCAAAACTTTCAGAACAGAATTATCTAAAAGCTTTGAGCATACAAAAAGGAAATCTTCCTGCTCTCCAAGGGTTGATCCGTCTTTATTCTGTTCAGAAAAACCAATCCAAAGTTGCTCAGTACACTAAGGAATTGGAAGCGATTACCGGAAATGATCCACTTTCTGGTATCGTACTCGCGAGAACTTACGAAGATAAAAAAGAATTCGATAAGGCAGAAAATACTTATAAGAATTTAATGAAGAAGTATCCGGATAACGAATCTATTCAGTTCCGATTGGCATTTCTTTATTATAAGATCGCTTTAGAAGAGAACGAAAAGGCAAACTATGACTCTGCAAGTTCTTGGTTAGCAAAGGCTGAGAAATTAACCAAGGATCTTCCTGAGGTCGCGGAAGCAAAACAAACTATAGACCAGAACAGAAAGTTCTCCGAAGTAGTTCCTACCATCCAAAAGGCAAATCGTCTTTTCGACAGCAAGGCTTATGAAAAGGCAGTTCCTCTTTACCAATCTGCCTACGATAAAACTAAAAAGCTGACCTTATACATTAAAGTAGCTGAATGTTATCTTGCAATGGGAATGGAAGAGAAAGGAATTTCTCTTTTAGAAAATTCTCCAGAAGGATCTAAAAATCTCGCCGCTCAAGAGGCAATCTACGCCTTCTTACTCAGAAAAGGAGAAGTAGATAATGCAGAGAAAGGATTCCAAAAGGTTCTGGAGAAAAAGCAGGATTCTTATTATAGTCATTATCAACTTGGAATTATCGCTCTCCAAAAGAAAAACTATGATTCTGCGATCGAATCATTCAATCGTTCTTGGTTATTAAATCCTGAGTTTACTGCATCCAGAATCGGTAAAGGGATCGCCTATTATAATCAAAGTAAGAGTAAAGAAGCCAAAGAAGAATTCGAAAGCGCTATGAAGGCGGATTCTGAAAACGAATTGGCTCCTTACAATATTGGGATCGTACTCTTTAACGATAATCTTCTGGAGCAATCCGTAGAGATATTTAAAGAAATTATAAAGAAGAATCCGGACTTTCCGGATGCACATTTCCAGCTTTCTTACATCTACTTTAAGAAAGGAGATCTTGAAGCTGCTGATGCTGAGATTGTAAAAGCTCTTGAGCTTGAAAGAGATGAGAAATTCTTACATGCCCGAATCAGGATCCTATCGGAGTTAAAAACTAAAAACCCTGCAAATGCAGAATACAAAAAACTGGTGATAGAATTAGGAAGAGAACTCGCGGAAAAATTCCCGAATTCTCCTTATTCCGGTCAAGCAGAAAGATTGGTTCTTTCCGATTCAGATACACCTGTGATCTTACAGCCGTTCCCGAATCGTGGATCTTTGATTGGAGTTCCGGTGATCGTTAACGATCTATTATTAATGAATTACGGAACGTCTATAGAAGCGTTAGATAAAAACAGAGCGATCCGTCTTTGGAGGATCACAAGTACTAAACCTTTCCGTAATGTTCTCGCGGATCGTAGAATATATGCCTTCACAGATAGAAGTTTAGAAGTCAGAGATCAAAACTCCGGTTCCGTTTTTCAAACAATCAATCTGTCTGGAATGTTCAAAAAGGCATTGGTTTCAGGAGATAGAATTTTAGTAGAAACTGAAAGCGCTGGAAAAAGAACTTTAACAAGTTATTCGGATACTTTCGAAGAAAATAAATCCATTCCTTTGGATTCTAAGTCTTGGTCTGCATCTAAAAAAGGACAAGTGTTCTTAGTCCAATCTTCTTCTAAAGAAGATAAGATCTTATATTCGGATGCAAAACTGAGTAAGGATATAGATTCAGCTTGGACCGGAAATACGAATCCAAGATTGCTCGGTGCAACTGATGATGGAACATTCTTCCGAACTGATAAAGAGATCGTATATGTTTCCGGAAAAGGAAAGGCGACTAAGACTGAAATTTCAGACAAGGCTGCTAATCTTTTCAGTGTAAGAGGAAACTCTCTTTGGTTCGCGGGTAACGATAAAATTTATCGTGTTGATGCGGATTCTTCAAATTTGAAAGAGATTAAAATTTCGGATAAAGAAGTAGAAGGTTTATTACCAGGCAAAAAGAAAGATATTATCGTATTATATAAAGATAATACTGCTGTCAGATACGATGAAAAGGGAGAAACTGTCTGGACTTATAAATTAGTACAAGATGGAGACAACGTTTACTCTTTATTGTATCACTAG
- a CDS encoding MBL fold metallo-hydrolase: protein MKIKLYGVRGSLPTPLSGSEYREKLEKILESAHREFKDQNGTFSVPTFLQSLSPELLRPVGGNTTCVYVESTKGQKLIIDCGSGMRELGNDLLKDGIAQGGTIQVLVTHTHWDHIQGWPFFKPGYIPSVQVDFYSTISNLKERFDRQQNPENFPITLDEMMSKKTFNLLQRQQTVQIGDFKVTPFLLKHPGNCTGYHIEENGKSFLFCTDVEVREEDLSEFEQLRAKFGSPDMLIIDAQYSSEEAERKIGWGHTSGRLAVRCGEVLGVNKLVLTHHEPDHPDEEIIRMFNQEKQSTALSEIVLAREADIFLI, encoded by the coding sequence GTGAAAATAAAATTATACGGAGTGAGAGGATCTCTTCCTACTCCGCTTTCCGGTTCGGAATACAGAGAAAAATTAGAGAAAATCCTAGAGTCCGCTCATAGGGAATTCAAAGATCAGAACGGAACCTTCTCCGTTCCTACATTCTTACAATCTTTAAGCCCGGAACTATTACGTCCTGTGGGAGGAAACACTACTTGTGTTTATGTTGAATCTACAAAAGGTCAGAAATTAATTATAGATTGCGGTTCCGGAATGAGGGAACTGGGAAATGATCTTTTGAAAGATGGCATTGCTCAAGGTGGCACCATCCAAGTTTTAGTGACACATACTCACTGGGATCATATACAAGGTTGGCCTTTTTTTAAACCTGGCTATATTCCAAGCGTTCAAGTCGATTTTTATTCTACGATTTCTAATCTAAAAGAAAGATTCGATCGCCAACAAAATCCTGAAAATTTCCCGATAACTTTAGATGAGATGATGTCCAAAAAAACATTCAATCTTCTCCAGAGACAACAAACAGTTCAGATAGGTGATTTTAAAGTAACTCCTTTTCTTTTGAAACATCCGGGCAATTGCACCGGTTATCATATAGAAGAAAATGGAAAAAGTTTCTTATTCTGTACCGACGTTGAAGTGAGAGAAGAGGATCTTTCCGAATTTGAACAATTACGCGCTAAATTCGGAAGCCCGGATATGTTGATCATAGATGCACAATATAGTTCCGAAGAAGCCGAACGTAAGATCGGCTGGGGCCATACATCCGGTAGATTGGCAGTACGTTGCGGAGAAGTTCTAGGTGTAAATAAACTGGTTCTAACTCATCATGAACCGGATCATCCGGATGAAGAAATCATACGAATGTTCAATCAAGAAAAACAATCTACCGCGCTCTCTGAGATCGTATTAGCGAGAGAAGCAGATATATTTTTAATATAA
- the rsgA gene encoding ribosome small subunit-dependent GTPase A, which produces MSTSTIPVKEFFTIARVFGAFYDLYSPERGRVRAVLRGRLRNIAAKERHPFVVGDRVCAMESGGEWAIEERLSRKNELLRKSKEGDAQVLCANVDQIAVLASLKDPETKDGFLDRCLAAAYLSQVPPLIIFTKSDLVDRETAIKRSSVYKDLGYEVIIVSCQTGQGLEELYSKFSSKTTYLVGNSGVGKSSLVNVLSDRELQKTSQVSLSTKKGKHTTTNSNFLVLDDNIVLIDSPGIKEWGILHLSKGEILESYPELRKYKEECDISDCCDAGPGCKMLFSMGEATDISTERRKSLESMLASLENPFRITRRDHLKNESKS; this is translated from the coding sequence ATGTCTACTTCCACGATTCCAGTAAAGGAGTTTTTTACGATAGCAAGGGTCTTTGGGGCCTTCTATGATTTGTATTCACCCGAAAGAGGAAGAGTAAGAGCCGTACTCAGAGGGAGGCTCAGAAATATTGCCGCAAAAGAAAGACATCCCTTTGTTGTAGGCGACAGGGTTTGCGCAATGGAATCAGGCGGAGAATGGGCTATCGAAGAAAGATTGTCCCGTAAAAACGAACTTCTACGTAAAAGTAAAGAGGGGGATGCACAGGTACTTTGTGCAAATGTAGATCAAATTGCAGTACTCGCCTCTTTAAAAGATCCTGAAACTAAAGATGGATTTTTGGATCGATGTTTAGCGGCGGCATATCTGTCCCAGGTCCCTCCTCTAATCATATTCACAAAATCGGATTTAGTGGATCGAGAAACTGCGATTAAACGCTCTTCCGTTTATAAAGATCTAGGCTATGAGGTAATTATCGTATCTTGCCAGACCGGCCAAGGTCTAGAAGAACTTTATTCCAAGTTTTCTTCTAAAACGACCTACTTGGTCGGAAATTCAGGAGTCGGAAAATCTAGCTTAGTAAACGTCTTATCGGATAGGGAATTGCAAAAAACTTCTCAGGTCAGTCTTTCCACTAAGAAGGGTAAACATACGACTACAAACTCCAACTTTCTGGTCCTGGACGATAATATCGTGTTAATCGATTCTCCAGGTATTAAAGAATGGGGGATCTTACATTTGTCCAAAGGTGAGATCTTGGAAAGTTACCCGGAATTGAGAAAGTATAAAGAAGAATGTGATATTTCCGACTGCTGCGACGCGGGCCCTGGATGCAAAATGTTGTTTTCTATGGGAGAAGCGACCGATATAAGTACGGAAAGAAGAAAGAGCCTGGAATCTATGCTTGCAAGCTTGGAAAACCCGTTTAGAATCACACGTAGAGATCACTTAAAGAATGAAAGTAAATCCTAA